The window taaaccaatgctaatgcttactaattgaattcttctattcatcatctatatactatagatttggtaagagaaaaaaaaaaaaagaaaaaaaaattaaatatgatatatggTGCGAAGATgacgaatataattttttattaataattatgcttGTCATCGATTGATTTCCCCATCTTCtaagaaactaaaaaatacTCTGTGCAAACAGAGCTATAGCTTGCTCTCAAGTATCTAATGTGCCCTTTGGCTCTCAAATCTCCATGTCATGGTTTTTATCCTCAACATACCGCGGGAGGATAGCCTGTTCCGCTGCTCTGGGAGGAGAGCTTGGAATATCCCATTGACATTCCTGAACCACACATGACGAGGGTATTAGCTTGGCTGCACCAAGTGATGCATGAAACTCTTCATGGCCTGCCGGCTTCCAGAACCTCGTCTCGGCATCCCGGCTGATGCACTGCATCTTCCTCCTCTGCACCTCATCCTTCACTCTCTGTATGGAGAAAGGAAAGCCATGGTTGTATTAACCATACCTATGAAGTTAATCGTACTgaatgaaagaattttgtaattaaattccTGTGATACATTATCCCAATAGCCTAATCCAAGTGTTAGTGATTTCCACACCAAAGCCCCAATCTCAATAACACCAACCAAAAACAAGAGAACGAAGAAGAGTTCATTTATTCCATGTTCTATCACGTAGAAAGAATACTAGTTGCCACGTCatagtgaaaatgtttcatttcatcttatctcatcattacaattttttcaaattctcacataaaatataataaatcaattcaacttttttaaattcaaaaacaataataatattaaaaaataatattctaataatattttattcaactttcaatttttatctaaaaccatctcatttcatctcactatctaaaccgcAACTAATTCTCATTTGTACTTTTTTGAGAAGGTCGATATCTCTACAAGTTACTTCTATGCATGCAACTAGAATCTAAGCAATAAGGAACATGAAAGCTCTTAAAATCTTCACTctcaaaagataaaaagagaatTACTTCATCTACACATAAATCTTACAAAACTGATTGTACGCGTTGACGAATCaattagttttgttttaaagttggattttttagttaatttttttttgttgaatctaaGGTTTGTCAATTCAGTGCGTAGCTTATTCAAAAGTTTGCGTAGACATAGTAATTCTCGTAGTAAACACATGACAGAGCAGCAAAATGATTGAAAACTGAGAAGAAGGAAACTGTTTCTTATGAACAAACCTGCAACAACCTCGAATCAAACGTGGGCAACCCAATTTGCCCAACAGCGAGCGATCCAAACAAATTCCCCACCAACGCAGCATCAGGCACAGCCAACCCATGAACCAGCCCCGCCACAAACCCTCCAAGAAAACTATCACCAGCACCCGTTGGGTCGACCTGGTTCGCCGCAAACGGCGAAATTTCCAATTCCCCGTCCTTCCAATACACCGTGCACCCTTCCTTTCCATGCGTTACCAACACACAGCACCATTTCCTCGCCTCCTCCACGTCCAGGAACACCGCCTCCTCCTCCGATGCCTTCAGGAACGCAATACGTGGTAACAGGGGAAAGAACCCGCTTTCCTTCAGCTCCACGAGCCTTACGGTCCCATCGACGTCGTCAAATTCCCGAATCAGGGCCTGGATATCCACGAACACTACATTGCAAATCTCAAGCATTTTCTCCAGAGTCTCGGGCGATATCTCGCCGCCGACACCGACCGCCATACCGAAATCGAACCTCGTTTGCGGGAGATCCGACGGCCAAATGGGGTCACATGCGGAGACCCGTTTCAGGACCCGATCCTGGTGTCCGTTCCCGCCGACCCCCGAGTCGAAATGCGCGTGGAAGAGAGTGGTTCTCGAGGTGGGTATCACAATCGGGCTACGATCGGTCACATAGGCAAAGTCCGGCCCAACCTTGGAGACCAGATTGTACGGAACCGAAAGACCGTCGAGCACGGTGGAAATGAAAGAGGAGGCCCCACCTAGCGTCTCGCCCACAACGACGCCGTCCCTGATCAGAACGTCGTGGCAGTAGTTGCCCGCAATCAGACCACGGAGAGAGAGAACACTTGGCTGCGTGATTTCTGGACCTCTTTGGTCTCTCCCCATAACTGATTGGGATCGTAATTCGATTGTGAGATCTGAGGGAGGTTAGGGGTCATGGGTGAGAGAAACCATTAAAACTCAACAGAAAAAACAGGAAAGATAGAAGCAGAGAGAGACAAAAATGGAATTGGTGTGTTGGTGGTCGTGTCTGTATGGAGCAGTGACTAATGGGAAGTGCCGGAGAGAGACATTTATATGGAGAGCCACGGGGGTGTGGAGATGGGCAAGGAATGAGACCTGAGACTGAAGTCTGACGATCTCTGTTGTTTGCTTTGGTGTGAGAACCTTAGGAAAGTCAAAAGTGTACGACGCGAGTGttggtttttgtttctgttcctTTAAAAAGAACGAACCAAGTAAGCGCGTGAATGTGATGCTTTCGTGAACGGAGCAGACAGCAGAGTGAAGAGaccagcatttttttttttaaataactttttattttattactattgtttatcaattttgagtctatattgatgaatttattaaaaaaaatatttaattatatatatttatttaaataaaataaattacaacgACGGTCGAGAAGTAACTTTTGAAAGATATAGAATGTGAAAGTattattcaaattcattttGAAGATCTTTAGAAAagaatctttaaaaaattgaaaaggcaAAAGTTCTCTTTCAAGCTAGCATTCGTTCTGTTGCTAGTTCCATCTCGTTATGTCCACTCTCTTGATCCTAAAAACAATCACAAAGCCTTCTCAAAATTTTGGTGggaatttccaattaaaaaataaaaaatttcacacccaaattttgaaaattaatatgcaaatccaaatccaaatccattGAACATCTTGGTCTTAGACTGACCTCGGATTTAAATAAAGCCCTCCTAGGTTGGAACATGTTTAATGAGAGCAACGCCACTTGGAGTGTCTCacatttaatatcaattattggAAGAGCTATTAGGAGAAGCATTCAATGCATCAGTCCAAGTGTCTTACATTTAATAAGACCCAAACACAATACTGTGCGAGTTTGGCGATTCTGACTCGTGAGGAAGTCTAGTTTAAGTGGTCCATAACAAAGGCAAAGGGAACCCTCCAACTATAAATACTAAATAGCCCAAATGATAAGGTAAGACGCTTGGATCCACCTCTTTCATCTTACCAACTTCACTATCCTTTTAGACTAATGCCGGACACActccataatattttatgagaatgtttgaggagtatttttatgggttagatttATTTAgttgaacaaagaaaaaataaataaatatttttctacgcACTTGAAGATTGGGTTTGTTGCCAtgtacataaaaggaaaaataaataacaaatttgtttagatctgtttaACTGCAAAATGCTAGAGTCGTGGGTATCGAATCCAAGAAGTTTTAAGGCCATTGAGAGGTGGGTTGGCTTCAGAAATATGTTGAGTATGTTTTAGAAGTGTGGCTTCTGTCcagtattaaacatatatagttttgaatAAAGATGACCATTGAATATGGTTGTTTGAAAGTTTCTAAACTTGTCTGTTTTTCAATGGGTTTCATAAGGTCTAACATGAGAATTCAAGATAATGGTAAACCTCCAAAATAgagatataaaaaatttctattcaagGTGGCTCTCATGACaacttactttattatataatgatcGAACCTGATCTATTGTGGTGGATCTAAACTCTGTTTTAGgttcttgtttattaattttgctaaGAGAAGTGGCTGTCTAGGGATAtctatttgaatgaaaactctacaaaacaatccaaaataatattttatggagtttaaTTAAAGCAATATATGACTTTTCAATGCTTGATTTTGCAATTGGAAGATTCTCCAAGAACCTAAATGTGATTTGAATGAATGATTCTAGTGGTTCTCAATCATATTCCTATATATTTAGTTAACTTtcagtttatatattttcatggaGACCTCTTAAATTCAATCCCAACAGTATAGACCTTATATATCTACGATGGTCATGTTTTGAATTAATCTCAGATATTATAAGGTGCATGAAAAGAGAATATATATCAGTTTTATGATGTGTCAACATGACTGAAATCTCATACATTGGGAAAGAAGGTTTGATGTGTGTGTACTCTTCTTATTTGTGTGTTGTATCCATCCATCTATCTATTTGTTTAACTGTATATTTTTATGCACTTCTTTGTTATTGCAAAGTCTAACTTCAACACTGAAATCAGATCAACATGAAAGGCTTAGATGGTTTACAAGGACCCATATATGTTGGGACTAGATGTGTTTTCAGAAGGCAAGCACTTTATGGATTTGATGCACCTGCCAAGAAGAAGCCCCCTAGCAAAACCTGCAACTGTTTGCCAAAATGGTGTTGTGGCACTGCAAAGTAATGCTGGaaaaatttctgattttttgcaaacaatttgttgtgtattagagtttaattaaagtaatgtatgtgttttgtaatattcttagcaaattagttcaaacaatgtaatatgtagttgatTGTATCTTGTATGTTGGATGCAtacattttacatgatgaatattaatttttttttacttttacatgcatttagttaaaaagtttaattaattgtttataggcGCATGTTATATTATAGGCTTATGTTgtatatgatttgaaattttaaatgaagacaaaatatttaaagtccaattaataataaaaaagcttttgtgttaaaaaaaaataaaaatccgaGTTCAACCCGGAACCTGAAATCCGGATTCCGGCCCAAGTTTGACCCGGATCAACTCAGtccgggtttgaaacccgggtccCGGTCCAAGTATACCTGAATTTCCGGATTGAAACTCATATGAACACCCCCATaagttctctttctctctctttcaaacAACATTACTCATTTTCAGAGTCCGAGCCATGTGTAGTGATGTTAAACATCGGCACCGTCTTGGTTTGAGTgggcttatttgaaaataaaagtaaaataatgatAGCCTTACGactcttttactattatttttatttttttttaatttttttaatttaatgattaagaaagtaactattaataaaattatatattttttaatttttttcttaataattaaagatattaaaaaaatacctaaaagaaaaaaaagacaaatacaCTAAGAGTAGTAAAGTTGTGGTAAAATGATTGTAAGTCTAATAAAAGTATtcttatatgttatattttgttcCTAAACATCACcatcataaaatactttttaatttcaaatcttcaattcttttatctaatcattatttaatcattacaattttatcaaacttacaaaaaaacacaataaacaaTACAATAtttccaaatctcaaataaaaaattatattcaaataattttttaactttatattatttttattcaaattttttttttcttttcgaaaactttaaaaaaatgtcaacTTAAACAATTTCACAACCACTCAAAAATTAGAACTGCATAGATAGTGAGAACACGGCATCCACGGCTGATTCTTCCATCTAACACGGTTCGTACAAAGAATCCATTGCTGGCATATAAAATACCATAGAGTaatgtcaaaagaaaaatactctaattacaaaaaaattatacaaatataatcttacaaactaatataacttgatgtgatttatcagattataaaaattttattgtaaagtagatccaacagatcagataaaatcacgttaatttgtaagattGTTTTATATAATTCCTTTGTGGATGTAAGAGTACTCATGTCTAATGGtttgtttggatacaaaaactaCCTCAtcttctcatcttatcattacaaaattttcaaatttatatacaaaatataacaaactattcaactttttcaaattctaaaataataataatattctaacaatattttatttatctcatctaaaataatctcatctcaatatccaaatgagCCTTTAAATATATGCTGTCAGAACACAACACGACACTCATGGAACATGATTCTAGTTTGTTTACCGATGCTTCACGAAGGAATATGATTCTTCCCTTTGGTTTTTTTAAGCTACATTTGTGGTTCACGATGTTTTGCTATATTAGATGggtataatagaaaataattactttgaaaagcatttgcttaattttcttgtgtttcaGGGCAcaggcaaaaacaaaaaaagtacgCTGCTGCTTCTTAACTTGCCTAACCTGAAGTCTTAGACCCAGGATCCAGTTTATAACTTCTAATACACAAGCTTTTAACTCATATTGTCAGGAACACAGGGTTGAAACATGGGATCCTTTACGTTACATTTGTAATGAGGAACAGGCAATTAGAATAAATAAGCCACAACATATGCCATTTAAATGTTAATTAAGTTCTTACAGCGCTTTGCATGAGGACTTTGGAGATAAACTAATCACATTATCACAGTTAAACCTAAGTTGGGAATAagataaagataattttatttactatAATCTCACATATACAAATTTAAGTAGCAATGCATCATACCAAGATTGTCAACCAGTCCGCACCCCACCCATAAAAGTCCTTGGATCTGGACAGGCCCCCGAAAATTGTGCTTGTGAGAAGTCGAAACCTGGGTTCTGCAGAAAGAAACAGAATTGATGAAACGGGAAAAGAGTACTCATGTTACCAAGCATGTCAAGAATTTAATGGAGTCGGTTGACACACGTGGAAGCCTTAGCCACCAAATGAATAATTATCAAAGATCTAAGGTGGAATTGAAAGAAATagtcaatatttattaaaaacataaccaTTCACCCAACTGCATATGGATGTTTCTAATGTCCCTTCATATTTTAACACCGGGAAATGGCTCGAGCAAAAGTCAGCAACTTACTTGAAAAAGTAGAACATTTTGCTCTCCTGAGATCAGAACCGATGTTTTAGCTCTATGTGAAGACTAGCATCCTTATATTTTACACATTACACGCAGCCTGAACCTACTTATGACGCTACAGTCAACTTCTGAGTAGTTagattcaaattatattaatgataaTCATCCTTCCCTGAAGCTTGCCTCATTGGGTTAATCACTCTCTAACAGCCCACCGAAAGATAGTTTGGACCCAGGAAGACAGGTGAAACTAGTACTGACTAAAGACACAGGGTAAGGCATAAATACACAAGCTTTGGCTACTCAATTTGATTCCAGGGGCAAAACTATGaataagactgttcatccggatcGGGTTTTTTCCCTGGACCGGTCCGGGTACGGGTTTGAAACCGGGTACCCAGGTCTTTTTGACTTGGAATtcaactttttgtttctttgataGCAGACCGTGTCTAAGAGATAACCAATGCCTTCCCAATAATTGTTATAGTTTTTGAAGCTGTCAAGTCACATCAAGCAAAGCGTACAAAGGACAAGAAGGCAGTTTTCTCTAAGCAATCGAAGTCTCTAAGAAACCACATCCTTTCCTCGATTCAAGAACCCACTTTTCTAGCAATGTCTTTAGCCTCTCATCGTCTGCCTCCTTTTTCTCTAACTCCTCTGAGACCATCTCTTCACTACTTGCTGCCATTACTAATCGTACATCTGCGGAGAGCACCACACCTTTATTCATGCTCTTTTCGTTTTCTTCGAGCCAatgtgactctctctctctctctctgtgtttttttttaaagactttttaattttgctcgtctgatttttatattatataatactattaatatGAAGAAATTAGGTGAGGATTTGAATAGGCAGGTTGCTTTTGTTGGTATGAAGTATAGATCTAAACAATGTAGGCTTTTAtgtgtaaataaaaaataaaaataaaaacctggTTTCCGAACCAGGTTTTTTTCCGACATGGGTCTGACCCGTGTTAACCTAGTCTGGGTTCCAGCCCGGATTTGAAACCTGAGTTCCGGCCCGAGTTTGAAACCCAGGTTCCCGAGCTGGAGGCTAACCCGGTCCAGGTTCTGGCCCGGATTTGAAACCCGAGTTCCGGCCTGGGTTTGAAACCCAGGTTCCTGGGCTGGAACCCAAATGAACAATCCTAACTGTGAAAGTGGCCTGGAGACTATGCAGACCATGCAAGGCCAAAACCAACAGAAGGAGTCTGACTATGGCAATATGGCTGAAAGAGAGATGCTTAGTACATTAAAGGAGATGAAAAACTAACTTGTAGAATTTGAGGCAACAATTGCTTTTTTATCTACAAAAATTGACTTGCTTTCAGCTGGAGGTAACAAGGTAGTAAGGCCCAATAAGAGGGAATCCATCATAGGCTGGAATTcgttaaaatcaaataaaagaaaatagaaagtcGGGTTCAGCCCAGTCCCTATAACCAGATCTAGAAGAGTGTGGAGGATCAAAAGGAAAATAGGGTCATTCAAAGTAGGTTCTATGCCGGGTATCGGCGAAATGGAATGCCCTTTGCCACGTGTCAGCGTTCTCCCTGAAGAAATGATGGCACCCTCACCAGAGCTAAGTGTAACGCCGAGGCTTGAGGGAAATGTAGGGTCTACCGAAGTGGCACAGAATGGATCGTTGAGGGGTGACGCATCTCTAGCTCTCACCGAAGAAATGACAACACCCACATCGGAGGAGGAAATTTGTGGGTTTGTCGTCAACCCAAAACCTCCAATGGTGACCATGGCCTCACCACTCATGACAGAGAACCAATTTGTCAGTATCTCTTCAGGCATCTTGTGATAGTAATAAGGGTGCTGTTGTGGACCTATGGCATTTGAATGTAGGGGATGGTGTGGAGGAAATTTTGGGCTTGTCGTTGGTGCCTTGGGAGGAGGAATTTTAGGGCCTAGTGTACAGTTGGGAGCCGAGTCTGGGGAAGATGTTGTCCCCTTGATATCTCTTCCTCCGTTAGCTGGTTCATCATCGGATTGGGTTCTGCAAAATGTTAACGAAATACAGCAGTGTGTGGGAATTACATGTGGAGGATTTGACGACCAATTCATAGCACTACTCACTGCTATTGAGGTAGGCCACCTacttgaaacaaaatcaagatttaagaagagcaaggagttaaagcgtcttacttgggcaatcaactacgacactAAGGGAGGTAGTTCAAGTCGAGGAAGGACTAGAGGGAGGGCATGAAGTCTTCCTCCGTCCTTATAGGAAGGGGTgcagtattaatttttttttgatcggtaatcaaagataatatattcataaaaataggcatagcccaggtacacaggaagtatacatgaaaacaCAACTAGCTAGAAGAAACAATAGAAAGAAGGAGATCATAGACACTACGtccgttacaaactatagcccccgcccataggaacaatgtcttaaaaaagaaaactttaagctcgtCCCTAGTTCtctcttgatcatcaaaacatctagcatttctctccctccaaatgcaccaacacaggcatattggtaccaatctccaaattgccgctaccTGAAAATCTCCGTGTAGTCCTGTCCAGCTAGcgaggaaatccaccaatctccAAGGCATAACTCAAGACAGTCCGACTCTTAAGAAAACATCATCCCATACAGCCTTAGccacctcacagtgtaaaagcaaatgatcgACAGACTCCCCctgcttcttacacatacaacaccaatctagaaTAATGACCcgtcgtttcctcaaattatcaatggtaagaatcttgtccaaagacgctgtccagacaaagaaggctgcttttgaaggagctttcgtcttccatatactcttccacggAAATATAGACAAACCGGGGTTCGTAAGCTTTTGATAAAAGGAACTGACCGAGAAGATACCTTTCTTAGAAAGATTCCAATACAACTTATCACCGGAGCCTCCTGGAATACTTACAGAATATAAAGCCGCAAAAAACTCCGTAAAAGACTCCAATTCCCAGTCATGGGCTGCCCTAATGAAGTcaatattccattgaggggTGCCATTTGCTGAAGAATAAAGAAAGGCAATCGATGCCTCCTTATCTCTTGCAAGCGCAAAGATGGTAGGAAAAGTATCTCGTAGACAATGGTTACCACACcatatatcaaaccaaaaacggATACGCGAACCATCGCCTACAACAAAATGTTCCTGATCACGGAATGTCCCCCAAAAACTCCTAATGTTTTTCCATAAACCCACTCCATAAGTGCCTCGAACCTCATTcgaacaccatcctccccaagcttCCCCAAACTGAGAAACTATGACCTCCCTCCAAAAAGCCTCCCTTTCAttttggtacctccacaaccacttacccaaGAGGGCTTGATTGAATTTCAGCAAGTGGCGAATCCCCAAACCTCCCCCAGAAATTGGGGTACAAACTGTAGACCAATTAACCAGGtagaatttgaactcttcccccaaACCGCTCCATAAAAAATCCCTTTGTAACTTCTCAATTCTATTAGCCATCTTTGTAGGAAGCGGGAACAGAGACAAGAAATAGGTGGGTAAGTTAGAGAgagtgcttttaatcaaagtcaacCGCAGTATTAATTTAGGGTGTAACATGTAGAATGTAGCTTCTAAGGGAGTTTTGGGTGGTGTCTTAGTTTTGtagaaacaaggggttggggtagTTACAATTGCTTTGCTGCGGGGAGGAGCGTTTGATCCCAatcgggcttggtgtatattGGATGGACTTACTGGTCATTAGGGGTACTctattatgggctaggtgttctctcttgtatacacccagtgtacttggttacgcctattgatattaataactTTTtgcttatattataaaaaataaataaatttttgcttataaaaaggatttgagaTAAAATTCACATTCAGATATGAATGAGCTGGTTAGGTGGCCTGAACAATATATTCATCAAGCATAATAGAGTGAACTTGACAAGTATTATAAGTCCAGATTGCACGATCTATTGTGGATAAGTATCATTTCACCTCTTCTTGAAATCTCTGAAGCATGAGACGCTTTTGCTCAAGATCGGTTGCGTAAGGATCCAGCTGACCCTGACCCACAATGGGTGAAGACCAGGTCTGACCTTTGTCCCTCTTCTGCAGCGTTAGGTGCATTATATCATCCTCTGCCAATCGAAACCCAGATTAATGCAAAATATGTTAGAAACACTAAATATACAAAAACTTTCCAagtacttgctgagatttgcagggaaaaaaaaaaacaaacacatgcTCTAAAAACATTGTTCCCTGATTCTGCTCTTAGTTTTCATTTCAGGaatggccaaaaaaaaaagcccataaaaaactgcgtgtattttttaatatagaaaagATATCCTAAATGTCTCTAa is drawn from Juglans regia cultivar Chandler chromosome 5, Walnut 2.0, whole genome shotgun sequence and contains these coding sequences:
- the LOC108983001 gene encoding inositol 3-kinase-like → MGRDQRGPEITQPSVLSLRGLIAGNYCHDVLIRDGVVVGETLGGASSFISTVLDGLSVPYNLVSKVGPDFAYVTDRSPIVIPTSRTTLFHAHFDSGVGGNGHQDRVLKRVSACDPIWPSDLPQTRFDFGMAVGVGGEISPETLEKMLEICNVVFVDIQALIREFDDVDGTVRLVELKESGFFPLLPRIAFLKASEEEAVFLDVEEARKWCCVLVTHGKEGCTVYWKDGELEISPFAANQVDPTGAGDSFLGGFVAGLVHGLAVPDAALVGNLFGSLAVGQIGLPTFDSRLLQRVKDEVQRRKMQCISRDAETRFWKPAGHEEFHASLGAAKLIPSSCVVQECQWDIPSSPPRAAEQAILPRYVEDKNHDMEI